The following coding sequences are from one Papilio machaon chromosome 8, ilPapMach1.1, whole genome shotgun sequence window:
- the LOC123721207 gene encoding spermatogenesis-associated protein 21-like, giving the protein MGEDTSMSDYTCSEDEGASGRRLGAAGAACTEDAARKNKGGKPRSAGMTLRFRTGTTHKRPLAATSADEDAPAVAHKVASSSTRGRVRRPVGVYSFLKEAKDYLADGGDSEGEDPDPTYRPSGRKTSPVVASAKASDDGTPDALSRGTVEALAEEALKSVEKIKEEIKKSSHLKGTVWGQINRATKCVVEAVEGLRDITPDEEQRRLRADNARLSRELDIVRNELRAFKQAYVESQRKSAAAPKEATGPQQPNFEEVLRYAMEEMKGQLLQSVGGMINARLQDLEMRLPPEPVMRPPLRADQRQPPPPRHKSRSGLVEGAMEVDGEAQPSPAPTPRAVKKAPKKGAAKRPTAPPPPPPSKGKQGAGQADATPPPPTAGTSGEGEAQTGTVGNSWSEVVRRKKRGNAAVAAYSPPSAGTTRQIAPAPPKAVKIVAPKTAAIVVTLKKGATMTNAEGATTDAKYTEVLAKARSSISLREFGLESVKIRTSMTGSKLMEVGGTSPEETADRLAAALVEAVGSWADITRPTKMAVLRITGLDDTVTTEEVAAQLASVGGCPPSLMKVGNIRPSFWGGGSALVKCPATAAKAVVKAGRVAIGWTMATVKAVEAQPLRCYKCMMLGHTRALCPAETENGRLCFRCGSEGHKSAECEAPCKCTVCATTGRPHSHVMGGAKCTPPSVKGKAPASSRVPRTQPQPHGSRMAEEEEMQVS; this is encoded by the coding sequence ATGGGGGAGGACACCTCCATGTCGGACTACACGTGCTCAGAGGACGAGGGCGCCTCCGGGCGCCGACTGGGAGCCGCGGGCGCCGCGTGCACCGAGGACGCTGCAAGGAAAAATAAGGGAGGTAAGCCGCGGTCAGCGGGCATGACATTAAGGTTCCGAACGGGAACGACCCATAAACGGCCGTTGGCCGCTACATCAGCGGATGAGGACGCCCCGGCCGTGGCGCATAAAGTGGCCTCCTCTTCGACGAGGGGCCGCGTTAGGCGCCCGGTAGGGGTGTACAGCTTCCTCAAGGAGGCAAAAGACTACCTGGCTGATGGGGGGGATAGTGAGGGGGAGGACCCCGACCCAACCTACCGTCCAAGCGGTAGGAAGACGAGCCCCGTAGTGGCCTCTGCAAAAGCCTCTGACGACGGGACCCCCGACGCCCTATCCAGGGGCACGGTCGAGGCCCTCGCCGAGGAGGCTCTCAAAAGTGTAGAAAAGATTAAGGAGGAGATTAAGAAGAGTAGCCACCTAAAGGGTACCGTGTGGGGCCAAATTAACCGGGCCACTAAATGCGTTGTTGAAGCGGTTGAGGGCCTCCGCGATATAACGCCAGATGAAGAGCAGCGCAGGCTCCGCGCGGACAATGCTCGCCTTTCAAGGGAGCTGGATATTGTCCGCAATGAGCTGCGTGCCTTCAAGCAGGCGTACGTCGAGTCGCAGCGGAAGTCCGCTGCAGCCCCGAAAGAGGCCACAGGGCCACAGCAGCCCAACTTTGAGGAGGTGCTAAGATACGCTATGGAGGAAATGAAGGGGCAACTCCTGCAGTCGGTAGGCGGGATGATCAATGCCCGCCTACAAGACCTGGAGATGCGCCTTCCTCCGGAGCCCGTCATGAGGCCCCCCCTGCGTGCCGACCAACggcagccgccgccgccccgtcACAAGTCCCGGTCGGGGCTCGTGGAGGGCGCCATGGAGGTGGATGGGGAAGCCCAGCCATCCCCGGCGCCCACACCTAGGGCGGTAAAGAAGGCGCCGAAGAAGGGCGCTGCAAAGCGGCCGACTGCCCCCCCGCCACCTCCTCCCTCCAAGGGAAAACAGGGGGCAGGACAGGCAGACGCGACCCCTCCCCCCCCAACCGCTGGAACAAGTGGAGAGGGGGAAGCCCAGACGGGGACTGTGGGCAACTCCTGGTCCGAGGTTGTCCGGCGGAAGAAGAGGGGAAATGCCGCTGTCGCTGCTTATTCCCCCCCCTCAGCCGGAACAACCCGGCAGATCGCCCCGGCCCCACCAAAGGCCGTTAAAATCGTGGCCCCAAAAACCGCGGCCATAGTGGTGACCCTCAAGAAAGGGGCCACCATGACCAATGCGGAAGGGGCCACGACTGACGCGAAGTACACCGAGGTCCTGGCAAAGGCCAGGTCCTCGATATCCCTGAGGGAATTCGGTTTGGAGTCGGTCAAGATCCGAACGAGCATGACCGGCTCCAAACTGATGGAGGTCGGGGGGACCTCCCCCGAGGAAACTGCTGACCGCCTCGCCGCCGCCCTGGTGGAGGCAGTAGGGAGCTGGGCGGACATCACCCGCCCAACCAAAATGGCCGTCCTCAGGATCACCGGTCTAGATGACACGGTGACCACTGAGGAAGTGGCTGCCCAACTGGCATCGGTTGGCGGGTGTCCCCCCAGCTTGATGAAAGTAGGGAACATCAGGCCGAGTTTCTGGGGCGGAGGCTCCGCCCTGGTCAAGTGCCCAGCGACCGCCGCTAAGGCAGTCGTGAAGGCGGGACGAGTGGCCATCGGATGGACGATGGCCACCGTCAAAGCAGTGGAGGCCCAGCCATTGAGATGCTATAAATGCATGATGCTGGGCCACACTCGCGCTCTTTGCCCAGCGGAAACAGAGAACGGGCGTCTCTGCTTCCGCTGCGGCAGTGAAGGGCACAAGTCGGCAGAGTGCGAGGCCCCCTGCAAATGCACCGTGTGTGCAACGACGGGGCGCCCACACTCACACGTGATGGGGGGTGCCAAGTGCACCCCCCCGTCGGTGAAGGGCAAAGCCCCGGCGTCGAGCAGAGTGCCTCGCACTCAGCCCCAACCGCACGGCAGCCGTATGGCTGAAGAGGAAGAAATGCAGGTTTCTTAA
- the LOC123721208 gene encoding neurofilament heavy polypeptide-like, producing the protein MNTTNKEKTTREGPVRGESLGGSDSRPIGPIVYGGAIRRVEEESRIGSAGGSKEKKERERVRRLSDSDSDSRDSMASASSRFASMESLDQDGRFWSEGRGQKRPREKELSGSSTDTPAKGVHKRRGRGRPPTTGEYVGLAAAKESLRKATEAEMRARAEAELLDSVLEARKTRSALVTAGPSNAAPLEVEEDTATTVLKRIGSSLDVVERVAKKSSNLKGTFVRALQDAVSAIKEDVAGLAQRSISDETRALQADNARLQADMASLRKELNEMRQEMERVRKQGSANALMDTTMEAVPVRPPQPQPETSLEDICRTVMVQVGGMLNARLASLEDRLLPERNLRPPLASDKKKEARTYATATAEPTPVPSLGAQKTAGTKVPPAPAQPGPSGLTRQAPNVPKKKNKKDSKKGAKKKEKTRPSTSENSKSSPVAPVAPSNAAPPRRPPNPDALEENWVTVGRNGKAQRQKSKAAPTQAPTSAPAPRPQRLKVPRSSAVVVTLTEAAINKGLTYSSVLKEARSKLDLKEVIGIEAVQFRRAVTGATIIRIPGATSAPKADILAQKLQEIYQNDDIKVSRPEKMIDIKIEGLDDSTTPEEVKEAIVKKGTCAADQVRTGQLRQNRSGLFDIWAQVPVTVAKKIATGRFLVGWVAAKVTIGRPRELRCYRCMQQGHAASQCEAEDRSQLCYKCGQEGHKAASCPSQPNCILCAAAGKDAKHRLGSLNCSAPRKTVNRRSLVFRRSAAPPSGERMEVVEATRD; encoded by the coding sequence atgaacacgacgaacaaagaaaaaactacCCGGGAGGGTCCCGTTCGCGGGGAATCCCTTGGTGGGTCGGACAGCCGGCCCATCGGCCCCATTGTATACGGGGGGGCCATTCGCCGTGTGGAGGAGGAGAGTAGGATAGGTTCAGCAGGAGGAAGTAAAGAGAAGAAGGAGAGAGAGAGAGTAAGGAGGCTGTCAGATTCAGACTCAGACAGCAGAGACTCCATGGCAAGCGCTTCCAGCCGCTTTGCTTCCATGGAGTCCCTAGACCAGGACGGGAGATTCTGGAGTGAGGGCCGCGGCCAGAAGAGGCCCAGAGAAAAGGAGTTGAGCGGCAGCTCTACTGACACCCCCGCTAAAGGGGTTCATAAAAGAAGGGGACGCGGCCGTCCGCCAACCACCGGCGAATACGTCGGGCTGGCGGCCGCCAAAGAATCATTGAGAAAGGCGACAGAGGCGGAGATGAGGGCACGAGCCGAGGCGGAACTCCTTGACTCAGTTCTGGAAGCCCGCAAGACTCGATCGGCTCTGGTCACGGCAGGTCCATCAAATGCCGCGCCACTGGAAGTTGAAGAAGACACGGCGACCACCGTCCTCAAACGGATCGGATCCAGCCTCGACGTAGTTGAAAGAGTGGCGAAGAAATCGTCAAACCTTAAAGGAACCTTTGTGCGCGCACTGCAGGATGCCGTCAGCGCCATTAAAGAGGACGTCGCCGGCCTCGCCCAGAGGTCGATATCGGATGAGACGCGCGCCTTGCAAGCAGATAACGCCCGCCTGCAAGCCGACATGGCCAGCCTCCGCAAGGAGCTGAATGAGATGCGCCAGGAGATGGAGAGGGTGCGGAAGCAGGGTTCCGCCAATGCCCTCATGGATACGACAATGGAGGCCGTCCCTGTCCGGCCCCCACAACCACAACCAGAGACCTCTCTTGAGGATATTTGCAGGACGGTAATGGTCCAGGTGGGCGGTATGCTCAATGCCCGCCTGGCTTCCCTAGAGGATAGGTTGCTCCCCGAAAGGAACCTGCGACCACCATTAGCGTCGGACAAGAAGAAGGAGGCCCGCACGTACGCGACTGCAACCGCGGAGCCCACACCCGTACCATCTTTGGGTGCTCAAAAAACAGCTGGGACAAAGGTGCCCCCGGCACCAGCACAGCCCGGTCCTAGTGGACTCACGCGCCAGGCGCCCAACGTGCCCAAGAAGAAAAACAAGAAAGACTCCAAAAAAGGAGCCAAAAAGAAGGAGAAAACTCGGCCGTCGACTAGCGAGAACTCAAAGTCCTCCCCTGTCGCCCCCGTAGCACCATCAAATGCCGCCCCTCCTCGTCGTCCTCCAAATCCAGACGCGCTCGAGGAGAACTGGGTAACTGTAGGGAGAAATGGAAAGGCACAACGACAAAAGTCGAAAGCGGCTCCCACGCAGGCACCAACATCTGCGCCTGCACCGCGACCGCAGAGACTAAAAGTGCCTCGAAGCTCTGCCGTTGTCGTGACGCTTACCGAAGCGGCAATCAATAAGGGGCTAACATATAGTAGTGTCTTGAAAGAGGCGAGATCGAAGCTCGATCTAAAAGAGGTGATAGGTATAGAAGCGGTGCAATTCCGTCGGGCGGTTACCGGGGCCACTATCATCCGCATCCCCGGCGCCACCAGCGCCCCGAAGGCAGACATCCTGGCGCAGAAGCTCCAGGAAATTTACCAAAACGACGATATCAAGGTCTCCAGACCCGAAAAAATGATAGACATCAAGATCGAAGGTCTGGACGACTCGACTACACCTGAGGAGGTCAAAGAGGCCATAGTCAAAAAAGGGACATGTGCGGCAGACCAGGTCCGAACTGGCCAACTCCGCCAGAACAGATCTGGCCTATTCGACATCTGGGCTCAGGTCCCTGTTACAGTAGCGAAGAAAATAGCGACGGGCCGCTTCTTAGTGGGCTGGGTTGCTGCCAAGGTCACCATCGGCAGACCCAGAGAACTACGATGCTATCGCTGCATGCAACAAGGGCATGCAGCTAGTCAATGTGAAGCAGAAGATCGTAGCCAACTCTGCTATAAATGTGGACAAGAGGGCCACAAGGCCGCATCCTGCCCGTCGCAACCGAACTGCATCCTGTGCGCGGCGGCGGGCAAGGATGCCAAACACCGGCTGGGGAGTCTAAATTGCTCGGCGCCCAGAAAGACGGTTAATAGGAGATCGCTGGTTTTCCGCCGCAGCGCTGCCCCACCGAGCGGGGAACGTATGGAGGTTGTCGAAGCCACACGTGATTGA